A part of Chitinivorax sp. B genomic DNA contains:
- a CDS encoding GNAT family N-acetyltransferase, with amino-acid sequence MLNVVATELNSEDAILLMDELSSRLYDITGSDGRKNFRMDEFSGPRSVFLMARSGLEPIGCGALRPISDSICEIKRMYSRHPGKGVGGAMLRALEEYAARFSYEAIWLETRVVNDEAVRFYLANGYQVRENYGPYIGRQDAICFEKMVMPG; translated from the coding sequence ATGCTGAATGTTGTTGCAACTGAATTGAATTCTGAAGATGCCATTTTGTTGATGGATGAATTGTCTTCTCGCTTGTATGACATCACGGGGAGTGATGGCAGGAAAAATTTCCGGATGGATGAGTTTTCCGGGCCGCGATCGGTGTTCCTGATGGCGCGGTCTGGTTTGGAGCCAATCGGATGTGGTGCATTGCGGCCAATCTCCGATTCGATTTGTGAAATAAAGCGGATGTATTCGCGGCATCCCGGTAAGGGAGTAGGGGGTGCCATGCTTCGGGCACTTGAGGAATATGCGGCCAGATTTTCTTATGAAGCCATCTGGCTGGAAACGCGTGTGGTGAATGACGAAGCTGTCAGGTTCTATTTGGCGAATGGGTATCAAGTTCGTGAGAATTACGGTCCTTATATCGGGCGGCAGGATGCCATCTGCTTCGAGAAGATGGTAATGCCTGGTTGA
- a CDS encoding type I polyketide synthase codes for MEIAVVGMDGVFPMAADVAALWSHLLAGRECITDFTDETLLAAGVDPSLLADPSYVKRRPLVGAVDQFDARFFGFTEIEAEALDPQLRLMMQCAYHAMEEASATNDTTRLRTGVFAGLRHSRYLEQHLLFSERHLESLGSDYLQMINRKDSAATLLAYKLNLGGPAISVNTACSTSLLAVHLACNSLLTFECDVALAGGAALPAFAPEGQHYVPGGFLASDGRCRPFSDGADGTIDGAGVGVVVLKRLEDALRDGNRIHAVILGSAANNDGSDKVGYTAPSVNGQVRVITDALEVAGVSPDTIGFVETHGTGTKLGDPIEVRALTQAYRQYTQRRGFCYLGSVKANVGHLGAAAGVAGLIKAVLVLREGQIPPLTHFIKPNPQLQLDTTPFSIPTSVVPFMDGEGPRRAAVSSFGIGGTNVHVVLQRAPDQAEPEAQSTLPILLVLSAKSPAALAKTAQAVASHLAGLSDAELRGVAASLLQGRSQSSYRHAMAVASMEDAAKRFANVGSALQPVGINAPEVAFLFPGQGAQHEGMTLALCDHFPVFAKALAEVVDLVQQYGGFDLMAMINATSPDLLTQTAHTQPALFATEYALAQLWQSLGVKPAVLLGHSIGELTAACVAKVMSLSDAVRLVCARGRFMQAAPGGAMLAVSMTASDLTRQLPESVEIAVINGQSACVAAGPVDAIDRLAVQLESARIGHRRLNTSHAFHSASMEGAAAAFQLLVTEIQLAPPQIPIISNVTGDVLSDADATSPAYWALQLRSTVQFAQGLQSVANQSVAMVLEVGPGNVLTSLARSELRAMTCIASQPNAARREKALLTLMAAAGELWVRGVTVDLAKVSQLAPTTQQVGLPGYCFERQSYWVPASAAKPAPVLPAALGQPVGVIECLPLLGQVARATAEPTVQLVHQRPDLAAMLVAELQQVGCQVRLLDIADLSSTRLDPALPTLLLDTSADGDVRDQLGAWAQAWPMTVLRHTTMVTEEALLVDGMTADFSKVTNCRAVATHCARSAPAKPVMLLDGTSLAIRTGAVDARHESVALAGWQGVPESWLAQLPVDTASFSSTPQWTIWALTGQITPSELDWPEGRHWLLVDSADLPSGLRARRLHAARQALLTANAASVRWLILQQPLVQLTPAKLMEAVKLSLVGEQSIYLHLQKEEVAMSLPHASTGAPQIEAAVDLSDIPAVITGIWTKVLGIEQVGPHDNFFDLGGNSLWALQIVSKVNAAFGCEIHLSELLGAATVTDLAALVEKRLLSTVDEGELDALLSELGDLSPEEIHQLLESQT; via the coding sequence ATGGAAATTGCAGTAGTAGGCATGGATGGGGTGTTTCCAATGGCGGCGGATGTCGCTGCCTTGTGGTCGCACTTGTTGGCTGGGCGAGAATGCATTACCGATTTCACCGATGAAACGCTGCTGGCGGCGGGTGTCGATCCCTCCCTATTGGCTGACCCGAGTTATGTGAAGCGACGCCCGTTGGTTGGGGCTGTAGATCAATTTGATGCGCGTTTTTTCGGTTTTACCGAGATTGAGGCAGAGGCACTGGATCCTCAGCTCCGTTTAATGATGCAGTGCGCCTACCACGCGATGGAGGAAGCCTCTGCCACCAATGACACAACGCGGCTGCGCACGGGTGTATTCGCTGGCTTGCGTCATTCCCGTTATCTGGAGCAGCACTTGCTTTTCAGCGAGCGACACCTCGAATCGCTGGGTTCGGATTATCTGCAGATGATCAACCGCAAGGATAGTGCAGCAACCTTGCTGGCCTATAAGCTCAATCTAGGCGGGCCCGCAATCAGTGTGAACACGGCATGCTCAACATCGCTGCTGGCCGTACATTTGGCCTGTAACAGTCTGTTGACCTTTGAATGCGATGTGGCATTGGCCGGTGGGGCGGCTCTGCCGGCCTTTGCACCGGAGGGGCAGCATTATGTACCAGGTGGGTTCCTCGCATCGGATGGCCGGTGTCGACCATTCTCCGACGGAGCAGATGGCACGATCGATGGGGCTGGTGTCGGTGTCGTGGTGCTGAAACGGCTGGAGGATGCCTTGCGTGATGGCAACCGGATTCACGCCGTGATTCTGGGTAGTGCCGCCAATAACGATGGTAGCGATAAGGTTGGTTATACCGCACCCAGCGTTAACGGTCAGGTACGAGTGATTACCGATGCACTGGAAGTGGCAGGTGTTTCGCCGGATACCATTGGTTTTGTGGAAACACACGGCACGGGCACCAAATTGGGTGACCCGATCGAGGTGCGTGCCTTGACGCAGGCTTACCGGCAGTACACGCAACGACGGGGATTCTGCTATCTCGGGTCAGTCAAGGCAAATGTTGGCCATCTGGGGGCCGCCGCAGGCGTGGCGGGCTTGATCAAGGCCGTACTGGTCTTGCGTGAGGGGCAGATTCCACCGTTGACCCACTTTATCAAACCTAATCCGCAGTTGCAGTTGGATACCACACCTTTTTCCATACCAACCAGTGTGGTGCCATTTATGGATGGGGAAGGCCCGCGTCGTGCGGCAGTGAGCAGCTTTGGTATTGGTGGCACCAATGTGCATGTGGTGTTGCAACGTGCACCGGATCAAGCTGAACCTGAAGCCCAATCAACCTTGCCAATATTGCTGGTGCTGTCTGCCAAAAGCCCAGCCGCATTGGCGAAAACTGCCCAGGCGGTAGCATCACATCTGGCTGGCTTATCCGATGCTGAATTACGTGGTGTGGCGGCCAGTTTGCTGCAAGGACGATCGCAGTCGTCTTACCGGCATGCAATGGCGGTGGCATCAATGGAAGACGCCGCGAAGCGATTTGCGAATGTAGGGTCTGCTTTGCAGCCGGTTGGTATCAACGCTCCCGAAGTGGCCTTCCTGTTTCCAGGGCAGGGCGCACAGCACGAGGGGATGACGCTCGCGCTATGCGATCACTTTCCGGTATTTGCCAAGGCCCTGGCAGAGGTCGTTGATTTGGTACAGCAGTATGGCGGGTTTGATCTGATGGCGATGATCAACGCGACATCGCCTGACCTGTTGACCCAGACTGCCCACACACAACCTGCATTGTTTGCCACTGAGTATGCATTGGCGCAATTGTGGCAATCGTTGGGCGTCAAACCGGCGGTATTGCTGGGGCATAGCATTGGCGAGCTGACTGCGGCCTGTGTGGCCAAGGTGATGTCATTGTCCGATGCGGTCCGCCTGGTGTGCGCACGTGGTCGATTCATGCAGGCTGCGCCGGGTGGAGCCATGCTGGCGGTATCCATGACGGCATCGGATTTGACGCGCCAGTTGCCGGAATCCGTCGAAATCGCCGTCATCAATGGACAGTCAGCCTGTGTCGCGGCCGGGCCAGTCGATGCAATCGACCGTCTGGCTGTGCAGCTCGAATCGGCTCGCATTGGCCATCGTCGCCTCAACACCTCACATGCTTTCCATTCGGCATCTATGGAAGGCGCCGCAGCCGCATTCCAGCTACTGGTTACCGAGATTCAGTTGGCGCCACCGCAGATTCCGATCATCTCCAATGTGACTGGTGACGTGTTGTCTGATGCTGATGCGACATCGCCTGCATATTGGGCGCTGCAATTGCGCAGCACGGTGCAATTTGCCCAAGGCCTGCAAAGCGTGGCCAACCAGTCGGTTGCGATGGTGTTGGAAGTGGGGCCAGGGAATGTATTGACCAGCCTGGCACGTAGTGAACTGCGCGCCATGACGTGCATTGCTTCACAGCCAAATGCCGCCCGTCGCGAAAAGGCGCTGCTGACATTGATGGCGGCGGCTGGCGAGCTATGGGTGCGTGGCGTCACGGTTGATCTGGCCAAGGTCAGTCAGTTAGCGCCCACTACGCAACAAGTTGGGTTGCCTGGTTATTGCTTCGAGCGTCAGTCCTACTGGGTGCCAGCCAGCGCTGCCAAACCTGCGCCTGTGCTGCCAGCAGCATTGGGTCAGCCCGTTGGTGTGATCGAATGCTTGCCTCTGCTGGGGCAGGTTGCACGGGCTACCGCTGAGCCAACGGTACAACTGGTTCATCAACGGCCTGATCTGGCTGCGATGCTGGTTGCTGAACTGCAGCAGGTGGGGTGCCAGGTTCGTCTTCTCGATATCGCAGATCTGTCATCAACCCGCCTCGACCCGGCTTTGCCGACCTTGTTGCTGGACACGTCAGCTGATGGTGATGTACGTGACCAATTGGGTGCTTGGGCACAGGCATGGCCTATGACCGTGCTGCGCCATACTACCATGGTCACCGAAGAGGCGTTGCTGGTTGATGGCATGACTGCGGATTTCTCCAAAGTGACCAATTGTCGTGCGGTTGCCACCCACTGTGCCCGGTCTGCTCCGGCCAAGCCTGTGATGCTGCTGGATGGCACCAGTCTGGCCATCCGCACCGGTGCTGTCGATGCCCGGCATGAATCGGTTGCGCTCGCGGGCTGGCAGGGCGTACCTGAATCATGGCTGGCTCAGTTGCCGGTTGATACCGCATCGTTTTCTTCCACGCCGCAATGGACCATTTGGGCCCTGACCGGGCAAATCACACCCAGTGAGTTGGATTGGCCAGAAGGCAGGCATTGGCTATTGGTCGATAGCGCGGATTTGCCCAGCGGATTGCGGGCAAGGCGCCTGCACGCCGCTCGCCAAGCCCTGCTGACGGCCAATGCAGCGAGTGTGCGTTGGTTGATTCTACAGCAACCGCTGGTGCAACTTACCCCAGCCAAATTGATGGAGGCGGTCAAGTTGTCACTCGTTGGCGAACAATCCATTTATCTGCATTTGCAAAAAGAGGAGGTGGCCATGAGCTTGCCACATGCATCTACAGGTGCACCGCAAATCGAGGCTGCGGTTGATCTGAGTGACATTCCTGCGGTGATTACCGGTATCTGGACCAAGGTACTGGGCATCGAACAGGTTGGCCCGCATGACAATTTCTTCGATCTGGGTGGCAATTCACTTTGGGCATTGCAGATTGTCAGCAAGGTCAATGCTGCATTTGGCTGTGAGATTCATCTGTCTGAGTTGCTGGGGGCCGCGACGGTGACGGATCTGGCTGCATTGGTGGAGAAAAGGCTGCTGAGCACGGTGGATGAAGGGGAGTTGGATGCGCTGCTGAGTGAGCTGGGTGACCTGTCACCGGAAGAAATCCATCAACTGTTGGAATCGCAGACCTGA
- a CDS encoding MupA/Atu3671 family FMN-dependent luciferase-like monooxygenase has protein sequence MSDLKQKLAGLTPEQLAKLKSQLATKKPVESNGKPLDFTIFFFSADGTSDGGDKYDMLFRCAEFGDRHGYKAIWMPERHFTPFGGLYPNPSVLAAALAVKTSRIELRAGSVALPLHNPIRVAEEWAVVDNLSKGRVALSFASGWHKTDFALRPEAYEDRRMLMGPSLDMVQRLWRGEKVSVPGVDGEPVDIISYPRPVQPALRFWLTCASPTGWEKAGEMGANVLCMLGSSISKLEQQIAVYRQARAKAGHAPADGIVSVMLHTYVDNDSKRAKDKVRGPMKQYLEDYIQQYNVLVDESIKQDVAANKDAFLEFAFERYFEQASLLGPQDKCQALLNTLADIGVNEIACLVDFGVSTEDVLQSLALLKEMDDRRRIQPAAVTEPATVE, from the coding sequence ATGAGTGATTTGAAACAGAAGTTGGCCGGTTTGACACCGGAGCAATTGGCCAAGTTGAAAAGCCAACTGGCCACCAAAAAACCGGTGGAGTCGAATGGCAAGCCGCTGGATTTCACCATTTTCTTTTTTTCAGCAGATGGAACGAGCGATGGTGGTGACAAATACGACATGCTGTTCCGTTGCGCCGAATTTGGCGATCGCCATGGCTATAAGGCGATCTGGATGCCGGAACGTCATTTCACCCCATTTGGCGGTTTGTACCCGAACCCGTCGGTGTTGGCGGCAGCGTTGGCGGTGAAGACCAGTCGTATCGAACTGCGTGCCGGCAGCGTGGCATTACCGTTGCATAACCCGATTCGGGTTGCGGAAGAATGGGCAGTGGTCGACAACCTGTCGAAAGGGCGGGTGGCCTTGTCGTTTGCCAGTGGCTGGCACAAGACTGATTTCGCATTGCGGCCCGAGGCCTATGAAGACCGGCGGATGCTGATGGGCCCCAGTCTGGACATGGTTCAGCGATTGTGGCGTGGTGAAAAGGTGTCAGTCCCCGGTGTGGATGGCGAACCGGTCGACATCATCTCCTATCCGCGTCCGGTTCAACCGGCGCTGCGCTTCTGGTTGACCTGTGCTTCGCCAACGGGTTGGGAAAAGGCTGGTGAGATGGGGGCCAATGTGTTGTGCATGCTCGGTTCTTCCATCAGCAAGCTGGAACAGCAGATTGCCGTCTACCGGCAGGCTCGGGCCAAGGCGGGCCATGCACCTGCGGATGGCATCGTGAGTGTGATGTTGCATACCTATGTCGATAACGACAGCAAGCGAGCCAAGGACAAGGTCCGTGGGCCGATGAAGCAATACCTCGAAGACTACATCCAGCAATACAACGTACTGGTCGATGAATCGATCAAACAGGATGTGGCGGCAAACAAAGATGCATTTCTCGAATTTGCATTTGAGCGCTATTTCGAGCAGGCCTCATTACTGGGCCCACAAGACAAATGCCAGGCACTGCTGAACACGCTGGCTGATATCGGCGTCAACGAGATTGCCTGTCTGGTGGATTTTGGTGTCTCGACTGAAGACGTGCTGCAAAGCCTGGCCTTGCTCAAGGAAATGGATGATCGCCGTCGCATCCAGCCCGCCGCTGTTACCGAACCTGCCACTGTGGAATGA
- a CDS encoding amino acid adenylation protein, which produces MTQPNVQLDNLPPELRAKLLAKLAERSRQASKNITLHKQPADWLRLDQRSLLSLFAAGEEAPVDAVSITCMTDRVVGNGVTLSDVTHKLCGDLPMLTNIRELSIGRIATLTLPRTHGQIYAESQDVVRLVEQSLNMAALIGAKTVSLTGLIPSATEYGRAVRHREGQPTITTGHATTTSSVLLALKRLLEESGRHLADEDLCFIGLGSIGTSTLRLMLNALDHPKSLTLCDVYAKQADIEALMREIREDFEFTGNLRFTPSQRTCPDEVYEATVVVGATNAPNVLDIHRVKPGTLVVDDSDPHCFDAQQAIERFENCGDILFTEGGALRSPDVVKHTIYVPEQFEWALQYPVDDDNAHHITGCIFSSLLSAKYGYPRTLGMVSQEDAWTHLSGLVKYGFTASNLHCGPYRLQRERIDTFRRQFGHTEARPVKVYFDEHA; this is translated from the coding sequence ATGACTCAACCCAATGTACAACTCGACAATCTGCCCCCTGAGCTGCGTGCCAAGCTGTTGGCCAAATTGGCAGAACGTTCACGCCAAGCCAGTAAGAACATTACCTTGCATAAGCAACCGGCCGACTGGCTACGTCTGGATCAACGGTCGTTGTTGAGTCTGTTTGCGGCAGGCGAAGAGGCGCCGGTCGATGCCGTTTCCATCACCTGCATGACGGATCGGGTGGTCGGGAACGGGGTGACGTTGTCGGATGTGACACACAAGTTATGTGGCGATTTGCCCATGCTGACCAATATCCGTGAGCTGTCGATCGGTCGTATCGCGACCCTGACCTTGCCCCGTACACACGGCCAGATCTATGCCGAGAGCCAGGATGTAGTCAGGTTGGTGGAGCAGAGTCTGAACATGGCTGCCCTGATTGGTGCCAAGACCGTTTCGCTGACGGGCTTGATTCCGTCGGCGACTGAGTATGGTCGTGCAGTCAGACATCGCGAAGGTCAGCCAACGATTACCACGGGTCATGCCACTACGACTTCATCGGTATTGCTGGCACTGAAGCGCTTGCTGGAGGAGAGTGGTCGGCATCTGGCTGACGAGGATCTGTGTTTCATCGGATTGGGTTCGATCGGTACGTCAACATTGCGACTGATGCTGAATGCGCTGGATCACCCAAAAAGCCTGACCTTGTGCGATGTCTATGCCAAGCAAGCCGACATCGAAGCTTTGATGCGTGAGATTCGCGAGGACTTCGAATTCACGGGCAATTTGCGCTTTACCCCATCCCAGCGTACCTGCCCGGATGAAGTGTACGAAGCCACCGTCGTGGTTGGGGCAACCAATGCACCGAATGTACTGGATATCCATCGGGTCAAACCGGGCACCTTGGTCGTGGACGACTCCGACCCGCATTGCTTTGACGCCCAACAAGCCATTGAGCGTTTCGAAAACTGTGGCGACATTCTGTTTACCGAGGGTGGAGCGCTGCGTTCGCCAGATGTGGTCAAACACACCATTTATGTACCTGAACAGTTTGAATGGGCGCTGCAATACCCGGTCGATGACGACAATGCGCATCACATCACCGGTTGCATCTTCTCCAGTCTGCTGTCGGCCAAGTATGGCTACCCACGTACGCTGGGCATGGTCAGCCAGGAGGATGCCTGGACACACCTTTCCGGGTTGGTCAAATACGGCTTTACCGCATCCAACCTGCATTGCGGTCCCTATCGATTGCAGCGGGAGCGGATCGATACCTTCCGTCGCCAGTTCGGCCATACCGAGGCGCGGCCGGTCAAGGTGTATTTCGACGAGCACGCCTGA